One stretch of Akkermansia massiliensis DNA includes these proteins:
- a CDS encoding ABC transporter substrate-binding protein, whose translation MSHSRFLTILPALFFCLLAVSCGKKEKDDPNVIELNFGHFPNVTHVQGLVAHHFSRQGKGWFEERLKEATGKDVRINWYVYNAGPSAMEAVFARSIELAYVGPSPAINAFVRSRGDDIRMIAGAVEGGAALVVPEDSTLKEPADFRGKVIATPQLGNTQDVSARAWFSRGGLHVTQRGGDVTILPTPNPEQLSLFRQGKLDGVWTVEPWVSRLVMTAGGKVLVDEKESIATVLVCGADFLKEKPEVAKALVQAHEELNEWIRQHPEEARAIVVKELEELTHSRIDPALIAEAWKSIVMKDRISIPKLQQFVRDAHEAGFMKEVPDVGGLVVPEAAEEQLTMVKEAAGR comes from the coding sequence ATGTCCCATTCCAGATTCCTGACGATTTTACCGGCCCTGTTTTTCTGCCTGCTGGCTGTTTCCTGCGGAAAGAAGGAGAAGGATGATCCGAACGTCATTGAATTGAACTTCGGCCATTTTCCCAACGTGACGCATGTGCAGGGCCTGGTGGCACACCATTTTTCCCGGCAGGGGAAGGGGTGGTTTGAGGAACGGCTCAAGGAGGCCACCGGAAAGGACGTCAGGATCAACTGGTACGTGTACAATGCGGGGCCCAGCGCCATGGAGGCCGTGTTTGCCCGCTCCATTGAACTGGCTTACGTGGGACCAAGCCCGGCCATCAATGCGTTTGTGCGTTCCCGCGGGGATGATATCAGGATGATTGCCGGGGCCGTGGAAGGAGGCGCCGCCCTGGTGGTTCCGGAGGATTCCACCCTGAAGGAGCCTGCTGATTTCCGCGGCAAAGTGATCGCCACTCCCCAGCTGGGGAATACGCAGGATGTTTCCGCCCGCGCCTGGTTTTCCCGCGGCGGCCTGCACGTGACGCAGCGCGGCGGGGACGTGACGATTCTGCCCACCCCCAATCCGGAGCAGCTCAGCCTGTTCCGGCAGGGCAAGCTGGACGGCGTGTGGACGGTGGAGCCGTGGGTGAGCCGCCTGGTGATGACGGCGGGGGGAAAGGTGCTGGTGGACGAGAAGGAGTCCATCGCCACCGTGCTGGTATGCGGAGCGGATTTCCTCAAGGAGAAGCCGGAGGTGGCGAAGGCCCTGGTGCAGGCGCATGAAGAGCTGAATGAATGGATAAGGCAGCATCCGGAGGAGGCCCGGGCGATCGTGGTCAAGGAACTGGAGGAGCTGACCCATTCCAGGATAGACCCGGCGTTGATTGCGGAGGCCTGGAAGAGCATCGTCATGAAGGACAGGATTTCCATTCCCAAGCTCCAGCAGTTTGTGCGGGACGCCCATGAGGCCGGTTTCATGAAAGAGGTTCCGGACGTGGGCGGCCTGGTGGTGCCGGAGGCGGCGGAGGAACAGTTGACCATGGTGAAGGAGGCTGCCGGAAGATGA
- a CDS encoding ABC transporter ATP-binding protein yields the protein MIVGEEHCGPGGCKLRIAGVSKVFDGRRGKVVALEGINLNIRGGEFVCLVGASGCGKTSLLNIIAGLEFPTSGVVELDGVPVTGPGRDRTVMFQESALFPWLDVMGNVMFGLKLTPGLTRGDRLAIAEKNLELVGLKECAHSHIHELSGGMKQRVALARALATSPRILLMDEPFAALDAMTREQLYQDIQDIHFRCGMTIIFVTHNMREAVCLGDRVVLFTPHPGRVCEEYFVDLPHPRDINSRDLAQLSSRITRDLKGAMA from the coding sequence ATGATTGTGGGTGAAGAACATTGCGGCCCCGGAGGGTGCAAGCTCCGCATTGCCGGAGTGAGCAAGGTGTTTGACGGGCGGCGCGGAAAGGTGGTGGCGCTGGAGGGCATCAATTTGAATATCAGGGGCGGCGAGTTCGTCTGCCTGGTGGGGGCCAGCGGCTGCGGAAAGACTTCCCTGCTGAATATCATCGCCGGGCTGGAATTTCCCACTTCCGGGGTGGTTGAGCTGGACGGGGTTCCCGTGACGGGGCCCGGACGGGACCGCACCGTGATGTTCCAGGAGTCCGCCCTGTTTCCGTGGCTGGACGTGATGGGGAACGTAATGTTCGGCCTGAAGCTGACGCCCGGCCTGACGCGGGGGGACCGGCTCGCCATTGCGGAGAAGAATCTGGAGCTGGTAGGGCTGAAGGAATGCGCGCATTCCCATATTCATGAACTTTCCGGTGGGATGAAGCAGCGCGTGGCGCTTGCCCGCGCCCTGGCTACCAGCCCCCGCATCCTGCTGATGGACGAACCTTTTGCCGCCCTGGACGCCATGACCCGCGAACAGCTTTACCAGGATATTCAGGATATCCATTTCCGTTGCGGCATGACGATCATTTTCGTCACGCACAATATGCGCGAGGCCGTGTGCCTGGGGGACCGCGTGGTGCTGTTTACTCCGCATCCGGGCCGGGTCTGTGAGGAGTATTTCGTGGACCTCCCCCATCCCAGGGATATCAACAGCCGCGATCTGGCGCAGTTGTCATCCCGCATCACCCGTGATTTGAAAGGAGCCATGGCATGA
- a CDS encoding ABC transporter permease gives MNRNKWSKWGAHACSLVFFILVIWLWQYLSDQKVWKPYLFPSPLEVWEYLCSSFLDGSLEEASWITVKRLVMGYGIGLVMGIPLGMLCSRFQLMQNTLGLVSLGFQALPSVCWVPLATLWFGQTEGAMLFVVIMGTLWSVILATANGMRNVPPIYARAARTMGAGPIYCLIHVTLPASAPFVVSGMKQGWAFAWRSLMAAEIFVPILTGFGLGQLLHFGRELNAMNQVVGIMFVIVVIGLLSDKILFSPLERFLHRRWGTGQA, from the coding sequence ATGAACAGGAACAAATGGTCCAAGTGGGGAGCCCATGCCTGCTCGCTCGTGTTTTTCATTCTCGTGATCTGGTTGTGGCAGTATTTGAGCGACCAGAAGGTCTGGAAGCCCTATTTGTTTCCCTCTCCGCTGGAGGTGTGGGAGTATTTATGCTCCTCCTTCCTGGACGGATCTCTGGAGGAAGCTTCATGGATTACTGTGAAGAGGCTGGTGATGGGGTATGGAATAGGCCTGGTGATGGGGATTCCCCTGGGCATGCTGTGTTCCCGCTTCCAGCTCATGCAGAATACCCTGGGCCTCGTTTCCCTGGGGTTCCAGGCCCTCCCGAGCGTATGCTGGGTTCCGCTGGCTACCCTGTGGTTCGGCCAGACGGAGGGGGCCATGCTGTTCGTGGTGATCATGGGGACGCTGTGGTCCGTGATTCTGGCGACGGCCAACGGCATGAGGAACGTTCCGCCCATTTATGCCCGCGCAGCGCGCACCATGGGCGCTGGTCCCATTTATTGCCTGATTCACGTGACGTTGCCTGCCTCCGCCCCGTTTGTGGTGAGCGGGATGAAGCAGGGCTGGGCCTTTGCGTGGCGTTCCCTGATGGCGGCGGAAATTTTCGTTCCCATCCTGACCGGCTTCGGCCTGGGCCAGCTTCTGCACTTTGGCCGGGAGTTGAACGCGATGAACCAGGTGGTGGGCATCATGTTCGTGATCGTGGTGATCGGCCTGCTGTCTGACAAGATTCTGTTTTCCCCGCTGGAACGGTTCCTGCACCGCCGCTGGGGGACGGGGCAGGCCTGA
- the lpxD gene encoding UDP-3-O-(3-hydroxymyristoyl)glucosamine N-acyltransferase, with product MKLTLEAVAALTGGKILSGDPELTVFGVASLLDASHEEASFLGNEKYFEDFLHTSAGIVLVPPALPAYPENVAFVEVDNPSMAFNALVKYFMASAYRFTPGIHPTAIIDPTATFNPDKIHVGAYTCIGAHCVIGDGTDIGNGCDIGDGVTIGENCRLHAHVIIRERCKLGSRVTIQPGAVIGSDGFGFLMGDNGRYVGIDQVGIVELGDDVDVGANTTIDRARFGRTIVGEGTKIDNLIQLGHNVVVGKHCVIVAQSGIAGSTQVGDYATIAAQVGISGHLKIGSKSVLGAKTGVISDIPENVAYWGFPASPFKDASRQYAALKKLPALIKEVHALKRNLESPGK from the coding sequence ATGAAGCTTACACTTGAAGCCGTGGCCGCCCTCACCGGAGGGAAAATCCTTTCTGGCGACCCCGAACTGACTGTGTTCGGGGTCGCTTCCCTTCTCGACGCATCTCATGAGGAAGCCTCCTTCCTCGGCAACGAGAAATACTTCGAAGACTTTCTTCACACCTCTGCCGGAATCGTCCTGGTGCCTCCGGCCCTGCCCGCGTACCCGGAAAACGTCGCCTTTGTGGAAGTGGACAATCCTTCCATGGCATTCAACGCCCTGGTGAAATACTTCATGGCTTCCGCCTACCGGTTCACGCCCGGCATCCATCCCACAGCCATTATCGACCCCACGGCCACCTTCAATCCGGACAAAATCCATGTGGGCGCCTATACCTGCATCGGCGCCCATTGCGTAATTGGCGACGGCACGGACATCGGCAACGGCTGCGACATCGGGGACGGCGTCACGATAGGGGAAAACTGCCGCCTGCACGCCCATGTCATCATCCGGGAACGCTGCAAGCTCGGCAGCCGGGTGACCATCCAGCCGGGGGCCGTCATCGGTTCCGACGGCTTCGGCTTCCTGATGGGAGACAACGGCCGTTACGTGGGCATTGACCAGGTGGGCATCGTGGAGCTGGGGGACGACGTGGACGTAGGAGCCAACACCACCATTGACCGTGCCAGGTTCGGCCGCACCATCGTGGGGGAAGGCACCAAGATAGACAACCTCATCCAGCTCGGCCACAACGTCGTCGTCGGCAAGCATTGCGTGATTGTCGCCCAATCCGGAATCGCCGGCAGCACCCAAGTCGGCGACTATGCAACCATCGCCGCCCAGGTCGGCATCTCCGGACACCTTAAAATCGGCTCGAAATCCGTTCTGGGAGCCAAAACGGGAGTCATCTCGGACATCCCGGAAAACGTCGCCTACTGGGGTTTCCCGGCATCTCCGTTCAAGGACGCCAGCCGCCAGTACGCCGCGCTCAAAAAGCTCCCGGCCCTCATCAAGGAAGTCCACGCTCTTAAAAGGAACCTGGAATCCCCCGGCAAGTAA
- a CDS encoding OmpH family outer membrane protein, producing the protein MALSATANAELKVATVDVQKLFADYYKTHEAQAEVDKAAQTVQETNNTRAETIKKMEADFNDMVKQLQDPMLNEKDKKELEQKAQIKRQEVIALEQERRGFVERQLKSLQEQMKVRSTKIMGEITKITEGIATKGNYDLILDKSAQALRSNQVFVYTKPSMDITPSVMKELNKDAPKGFDPTKKKTPAVPAAPAAPAN; encoded by the coding sequence ATGGCATTAAGCGCCACTGCCAACGCCGAACTTAAAGTAGCAACGGTGGACGTGCAGAAACTCTTCGCCGACTACTATAAGACCCATGAAGCCCAGGCAGAAGTAGACAAGGCTGCCCAGACCGTGCAGGAAACCAACAACACCCGCGCGGAAACCATCAAGAAGATGGAAGCCGACTTCAACGACATGGTCAAACAGCTTCAGGATCCCATGCTGAATGAAAAGGACAAGAAGGAGCTGGAACAGAAAGCCCAGATCAAGCGTCAGGAAGTCATCGCGCTGGAACAGGAACGCCGCGGCTTCGTGGAACGCCAGCTCAAGTCCCTTCAGGAACAGATGAAGGTGCGCTCCACCAAGATCATGGGTGAAATCACCAAGATCACGGAAGGCATCGCCACCAAGGGCAACTATGACCTCATTCTGGACAAGAGCGCCCAGGCTCTCCGTTCCAACCAGGTCTTCGTGTACACGAAGCCCAGCATGGACATCACCCCCTCCGTGATGAAGGAACTCAACAAGGACGCTCCCAAGGGCTTTGACCCCACCAAGAAAAAGACCCCGGCCGTTCCTGCCGCTCCCGCGGCTCCGGCCAACTAA
- the panC gene encoding pantoate--beta-alanine ligase has translation MQTFSTKAQLKAALLKHHRKHDHVVLVPTMGALHDGHRALLEQARKLAGEDGVVVASIFVNPIQFNNSSDLQTYPRTPEKDLEVCEGAGVDYVFSPSPEEMYSGERSITVEESFLSATLCGASRPGHFSGVCTVLAKLFNLVQPTDAIFGKKDYQQLAIIRRMVRDLDFPVHIHGAEIVRHGNGLAYSSRNARLTAEQKEQAVVIRKAMLQARDEFRAGTDVRTVKEHAAAMIGAVPGTRIDYLEIVDAETMQPLEENRNPALMAAAVYFGDVRLIDNIEL, from the coding sequence ATGCAAACATTTTCCACCAAGGCCCAGTTGAAGGCGGCCCTTCTCAAGCATCACCGCAAGCATGACCACGTGGTTCTCGTTCCCACGATGGGAGCGCTTCACGACGGGCACCGCGCCCTGCTGGAACAGGCCCGCAAGCTGGCGGGAGAAGACGGCGTGGTGGTGGCCAGCATTTTCGTCAATCCCATCCAGTTCAACAATTCCTCCGACCTCCAGACCTATCCCCGCACCCCTGAAAAGGATTTGGAGGTGTGCGAGGGAGCGGGCGTGGATTACGTGTTTTCCCCCTCCCCGGAGGAGATGTATTCCGGGGAGCGCAGCATTACCGTGGAGGAGAGCTTTTTATCCGCTACGCTGTGCGGGGCGTCCCGCCCCGGACATTTTTCCGGCGTCTGCACGGTGCTTGCCAAGTTGTTCAACCTGGTGCAGCCCACGGACGCCATTTTCGGCAAGAAGGATTACCAGCAGCTGGCGATTATCCGCCGCATGGTGCGTGACCTGGATTTCCCGGTGCACATCCACGGGGCGGAGATTGTGAGGCATGGGAACGGCCTGGCCTATTCCTCCCGGAACGCCCGGCTGACGGCGGAACAGAAAGAGCAGGCCGTGGTGATACGGAAGGCCATGCTTCAGGCCAGGGACGAGTTCCGGGCCGGAACGGATGTCCGGACGGTGAAGGAACATGCCGCCGCCATGATTGGGGCCGTGCCCGGCACGCGCATCGATTATCTGGAGATTGTGGATGCGGAGACGATGCAGCCGCTGGAGGAGAACCGGAATCCGGCCCTGATGGCCGCCGCCGTCTATTTTGGCGACGTGCGTCTTATTGACAATATAGAACTTTAA
- a CDS encoding ABC transporter ATP-binding protein: MITAANLHRSYSIGKKSIEILHGVDLHIAAGEKVFLCGPSGAGKTTLMYTLAGLETPQEGKVTIDGTDIYALSATARSVFRNRNMGFIFQNYLLMPELTALENACLASSIGRRPRVEYVTELMARVGLSHRLNHLPSELSGGEQQRVAIARALANDAPIIFADEPTGNLDRKNGAEVLDLLFGLADESRKTLVIVTHDEHLARRGDRIITIMDGQAV; this comes from the coding sequence GTGATTACCGCCGCCAACCTCCACCGCAGCTATTCCATCGGCAAGAAATCCATTGAGATCCTGCACGGGGTGGACCTGCACATTGCCGCCGGGGAGAAGGTGTTCCTGTGCGGTCCCAGCGGAGCCGGCAAGACCACGCTGATGTACACGCTGGCCGGGCTGGAGACGCCCCAGGAGGGAAAGGTGACGATTGACGGCACGGATATTTACGCCTTGTCCGCTACGGCGCGGTCCGTGTTCCGGAACCGGAACATGGGATTCATTTTCCAGAATTACCTGCTGATGCCGGAGCTGACGGCGCTGGAAAACGCGTGCCTGGCTTCCTCCATAGGAAGGAGGCCGCGCGTGGAGTACGTGACGGAGCTGATGGCGCGCGTGGGCCTGTCCCACCGCCTGAACCATCTGCCCAGCGAGCTGAGCGGCGGGGAGCAGCAGCGCGTGGCGATCGCCCGCGCCCTGGCGAATGACGCCCCGATTATTTTTGCAGATGAACCTACCGGGAACCTGGACCGGAAGAACGGCGCGGAGGTGCTGGACCTTTTGTTCGGCCTGGCGGACGAATCCCGCAAGACGCTGGTAATCGTGACGCATGACGAACACCTGGCCCGCCGGGGGGACCGCATCATCACGATCATGGACGGGCAGGCGGTCTGA
- a CDS encoding M28 family peptidase — protein sequence MKLRVYLSLFSALAILTVSTGCIISHCTTPAAGGAPAAAVRPGLEQELKKDVLYLAKTCHPRPAGYEKNQARAVQYIARSLSESGAAVTYQPFTADKRTFVNVSAVFPGKSAKRVIVGAHYDTCGSTPGADDNASGVAGLLALGRMLKGISPHDTIELIAYANEEPPYFGTEQMGSAQHAQKLYTEQIGVKAMICLEMIGYFSDRENSQSYPAAGMGALYPDKGDFIAIVGNWDSVRLARTVQKNMQSFLPTVRLNLPEIKGMCMDFSDHRNFWAKDLPAVMITDTSFFRNPNYHQPGDLPETLDYRRMAQVVRGVHQAVLHLAADGK from the coding sequence ATGAAACTCCGGGTTTACCTCTCTCTGTTTTCCGCCCTGGCCATCCTCACCGTCTCCACGGGCTGCATCATTTCCCACTGCACCACCCCCGCGGCCGGCGGCGCTCCCGCCGCTGCCGTCCGCCCGGGGCTGGAGCAGGAACTGAAAAAGGACGTCCTCTACCTGGCCAAAACCTGCCACCCGCGCCCGGCGGGTTATGAAAAGAACCAGGCCAGGGCGGTCCAATACATCGCCCGGTCCCTGTCGGAATCGGGAGCCGCGGTCACGTACCAGCCTTTCACGGCGGACAAGCGCACCTTCGTCAACGTCAGCGCCGTTTTCCCCGGCAAATCCGCCAAAAGGGTCATCGTCGGCGCTCATTACGACACCTGCGGAAGCACCCCCGGAGCGGACGACAACGCCAGCGGCGTAGCCGGACTGCTGGCCCTGGGACGCATGCTCAAGGGCATCTCCCCCCATGACACCATTGAACTCATCGCGTATGCCAACGAGGAACCGCCCTACTTCGGCACGGAACAGATGGGCAGCGCGCAGCACGCCCAAAAACTTTATACGGAGCAGATAGGCGTGAAAGCCATGATCTGCCTGGAAATGATCGGCTACTTCTCGGACAGGGAAAACAGCCAGTCCTACCCCGCCGCGGGCATGGGCGCCCTGTACCCGGACAAGGGGGACTTCATCGCCATCGTCGGCAACTGGGACAGCGTCAGGCTGGCGCGGACAGTCCAGAAAAACATGCAGTCCTTCCTGCCTACCGTCCGCCTGAACCTGCCGGAAATCAAGGGCATGTGCATGGACTTCTCCGACCACCGCAACTTCTGGGCCAAAGACCTGCCCGCCGTCATGATTACGGACACTTCCTTCTTCCGGAACCCGAACTACCATCAGCCCGGAGACCTGCCGGAAACGCTGGACTACCGCCGCATGGCCCAAGTGGTCCGGGGCGTGCACCAGGCCGTCCTGCATTTGGCGGCGGACGGCAAATAA
- the cdaA gene encoding diadenylate cyclase CdaA, with protein MWDWIMIKDALRAIVEIFILWVFLYQIYRAFHATRGARIMVGLFACFLALVVLAFFFQLNVISWILTRIFAPGLALALVVIFQPELRVGLAKLGSHPFFSSFAKLQRVDFLDNFCKAVSKLSNQRFGALFAFERSISMKPIEDSGVKLDAIFSPELALTIFHTKTALHDGGVVISGDRISAAACVFPVSQKEMSDRTLGLRHRAGVGMSEESDCVVVVVSEETGAIALAVGGKLERNLTPEQLKGRLEELLNISPSNEKTAIA; from the coding sequence ATGTGGGACTGGATTATGATCAAGGATGCGCTCCGGGCGATCGTTGAAATTTTCATCCTGTGGGTATTCCTGTACCAGATTTACCGCGCTTTCCATGCAACGCGCGGCGCGCGCATCATGGTGGGGCTGTTCGCCTGTTTCCTGGCCTTGGTGGTGCTGGCCTTTTTCTTCCAGTTGAACGTGATTTCATGGATCCTGACGCGCATTTTCGCCCCCGGCCTGGCGCTGGCGCTGGTGGTGATTTTCCAGCCGGAGCTGCGTGTGGGGCTGGCGAAGCTGGGCAGCCATCCGTTCTTCTCCTCCTTCGCCAAGCTTCAGCGGGTTGACTTTCTGGACAATTTCTGCAAGGCGGTGAGCAAGCTTTCCAACCAGCGGTTCGGCGCCCTGTTCGCCTTTGAACGTAGCATCAGCATGAAGCCCATTGAGGATTCCGGCGTGAAGCTGGACGCCATTTTTTCTCCGGAACTGGCTCTGACGATTTTCCATACCAAGACCGCCCTGCACGACGGAGGCGTGGTGATTTCCGGCGACCGCATTTCCGCGGCGGCCTGCGTGTTCCCGGTTTCCCAGAAGGAGATGAGCGACCGTACCCTGGGGCTGCGCCACCGGGCGGGCGTGGGCATGTCCGAGGAGAGCGACTGCGTGGTGGTGGTGGTGTCCGAGGAAACGGGGGCGATTGCCCTGGCCGTGGGCGGCAAGCTGGAGCGCAACCTGACGCCGGAACAGTTGAAGGGCCGCCTTGAAGAGCTATTGAATATTTCTCCTTCCAATGAAAAAACTGCTATTGCTTAA
- the bioD gene encoding dethiobiotin synthase: protein MRNFIVTGTDTEVGKTYVSCLIVKALREAGINAAGFKPVACGDRQDARLLREAGPEGLTLDELNPVFLKNATCPYVAARLENTQVDEGSIRRAYDALAAAHECVLVEGVGGWEVPIGPGRNFSDVAADFKLPVLLVIGNKLGAINHALLTLNAVKARGLECLGIVFNNVKDEWDTACVTNRSMVEEFSDAPILGELIHGQDSMDIDALMERLR from the coding sequence ATGAGGAATTTCATTGTTACCGGAACCGATACGGAAGTCGGTAAGACTTATGTGAGCTGCCTGATCGTCAAGGCCCTGAGAGAAGCGGGCATCAATGCCGCCGGGTTCAAGCCCGTGGCCTGCGGAGACAGGCAGGATGCCCGTCTTCTGCGCGAGGCAGGACCGGAGGGGCTGACGCTGGACGAGCTGAATCCCGTTTTCCTGAAGAACGCCACCTGCCCTTATGTGGCGGCCCGGCTGGAGAATACGCAGGTGGATGAAGGATCCATCCGCCGCGCCTATGACGCCCTGGCCGCCGCGCATGAATGCGTGCTGGTGGAAGGTGTGGGGGGATGGGAAGTCCCGATAGGCCCCGGCCGGAATTTCAGCGACGTGGCCGCGGATTTCAAGCTGCCCGTGCTGCTGGTGATCGGCAACAAGCTGGGGGCCATCAATCATGCCCTGCTGACGCTGAATGCGGTCAAGGCGCGCGGCCTGGAATGCCTGGGCATTGTGTTTAATAACGTGAAGGATGAATGGGATACGGCCTGCGTGACGAACAGGAGCATGGTGGAGGAGTTTTCCGACGCGCCCATTCTCGGCGAGCTGATCCATGGGCAGGATTCCATGGACATTGACGCCTTGATGGAACGCCTGCGCTGA
- a CDS encoding family 20 glycosylhydrolase has protein sequence MFLSRVFSIPVRFFIALLVCFPWELLAGEVVTAPVPEFSSPALIPYPSKVVRGKGSTRFKSVHVHLGRDVPRRDDLVREMKDVFRISGIPAAVSKDVFEEGSLTWELSLDAGIEGEAYVLSVTPEKTTVRAGDFGGFFNALQTLRQLVSKEKEGFFMPSVQISDEPAFALRGMMLDVGRYYMSPAFIKELMRRVSRYKINTLHLHLTDDPAWRLEVKKYPALTDRAFHWKSRLPGKFYTQEQLKDLTDYCARLNIQVIPEIDMPGHSQPFAKAMKTGMQTEKGISILKDVVDETVALFPGRFFHMGSDEVHITMKDFIPRMAEYIRGKGKEVIVWSPGGPHDKDSVLMCWGESEAGARMDKGMKRIDSNGFYIDWADSQSGVYQVFFQQPCEVPQGDEKALGAIMPVWCDGNLSSEKRVLEQYPLYPCVLTFAERVWRGSATKRKDYMAQLPPRGTAGWAEFREFEQRLASHRDRFFRDVPFAYVKQADMAWSLIGPFDHRGKNDTSFEPERKIAPFYRDGDRTLEWKKTPVYGGAVHIRHLFAMFNMHRNQYRLDHWPTLMSGDVGKGSGTCYALTSIRSPKDQEVWLMVGLNGMWGHSGGYRSARAPEQGSWDFSGGDVWLNGKRVNPPRWPFRSLPWTDWGKGRIEEAPLTWEGYFFRPPVKVKLRKGLNRVLIRSVFGHWKGDNGQRSWFFCCIPVLWDGVHYREVPGLEYDPRPDAR, from the coding sequence ATGTTTTTGTCCAGAGTTTTCAGCATTCCTGTACGGTTTTTTATTGCCCTGCTGGTTTGTTTCCCGTGGGAGCTGCTGGCAGGGGAGGTGGTAACTGCGCCTGTGCCGGAGTTTTCCTCCCCTGCGCTGATTCCCTATCCTTCCAAAGTCGTCAGGGGTAAGGGTAGCACGCGTTTTAAAAGCGTTCATGTACATTTGGGCCGGGATGTTCCCCGCAGAGATGACCTGGTGAGGGAAATGAAGGATGTATTCAGGATATCCGGCATTCCGGCTGCCGTGAGCAAGGATGTTTTTGAGGAAGGTTCCCTGACATGGGAGTTAAGCCTGGACGCCGGAATTGAGGGAGAAGCGTATGTCCTGTCCGTCACGCCGGAAAAGACAACTGTCAGGGCAGGGGACTTTGGCGGTTTTTTCAATGCCCTGCAAACGCTGCGGCAGCTGGTTTCCAAAGAGAAGGAAGGTTTTTTCATGCCGTCCGTGCAGATCAGTGACGAACCCGCCTTCGCCCTGCGGGGTATGATGCTGGACGTGGGGCGCTATTACATGTCTCCCGCGTTTATCAAGGAGCTGATGCGCCGGGTTTCCCGCTACAAGATCAATACGCTGCATCTGCATTTGACGGATGATCCCGCGTGGAGGCTGGAGGTGAAGAAGTATCCGGCTTTGACAGACCGCGCTTTTCACTGGAAGTCACGGTTACCGGGCAAATTTTATACGCAGGAACAGTTGAAGGACCTGACGGATTATTGCGCCCGGCTGAATATCCAGGTGATTCCGGAGATCGACATGCCGGGGCACAGCCAGCCGTTCGCCAAGGCCATGAAGACCGGCATGCAGACGGAGAAGGGCATTTCCATACTGAAGGATGTCGTGGACGAGACCGTTGCCCTGTTTCCAGGAAGGTTTTTTCACATGGGGTCCGACGAGGTGCACATTACGATGAAGGATTTTATTCCGCGCATGGCGGAGTATATCCGCGGGAAGGGCAAGGAGGTGATCGTGTGGTCGCCGGGTGGCCCGCACGATAAGGATTCCGTGCTGATGTGCTGGGGCGAGAGCGAGGCCGGAGCCCGGATGGACAAGGGAATGAAGCGCATTGACAGCAATGGCTTTTACATTGACTGGGCTGATTCCCAGTCCGGCGTATACCAAGTGTTTTTCCAGCAGCCCTGCGAGGTGCCGCAGGGGGATGAGAAGGCGTTGGGAGCCATCATGCCCGTGTGGTGCGACGGGAACCTGAGCAGTGAGAAGAGGGTGCTGGAACAGTATCCCCTTTACCCCTGCGTACTGACGTTTGCGGAGCGCGTCTGGCGCGGGAGCGCCACCAAGCGGAAGGATTACATGGCGCAGCTCCCTCCCAGGGGAACGGCCGGATGGGCGGAGTTCCGGGAGTTTGAACAACGGCTGGCTTCCCACCGTGACCGGTTTTTCCGGGACGTTCCCTTTGCGTACGTGAAGCAGGCGGATATGGCCTGGAGCCTGATAGGGCCATTCGACCACCGGGGTAAGAATGACACGTCCTTTGAACCGGAGCGCAAGATTGCGCCTTTCTACCGGGACGGGGACAGGACGCTGGAGTGGAAGAAGACGCCTGTTTACGGTGGAGCCGTGCATATCAGGCACCTTTTTGCGATGTTCAATATGCACCGGAACCAGTACCGGCTGGACCACTGGCCCACGCTGATGTCGGGGGACGTGGGAAAGGGCAGCGGAACCTGCTATGCGCTGACTTCCATCCGCAGCCCGAAGGATCAGGAAGTGTGGCTGATGGTTGGCCTGAACGGCATGTGGGGGCATTCAGGCGGGTACCGCAGTGCCCGTGCTCCGGAGCAGGGGAGCTGGGATTTTTCCGGCGGGGACGTGTGGCTGAACGGAAAGCGCGTGAATCCGCCCAGGTGGCCGTTCAGGAGCCTGCCCTGGACGGATTGGGGAAAAGGCCGCATTGAAGAAGCCCCCCTGACCTGGGAGGGGTATTTCTTCCGTCCCCCCGTGAAGGTGAAGCTCCGCAAGGGATTGAACCGCGTACTGATACGCAGCGTGTTCGGCCACTGGAAGGGGGACAACGGGCAGAGAAGCTGGTTTTTCTGCTGTATTCCCGTCCTGTGGGATGGTGTCCATTACCGGGAGGTTCCGGGCCTGGAATATGATCCCCGCCCGGACGCCCGCTGA